The following are from one region of the Lolium rigidum isolate FL_2022 unplaced genomic scaffold, APGP_CSIRO_Lrig_0.1 contig_20310_1, whole genome shotgun sequence genome:
- the LOC124680589 gene encoding ras-related protein RABA2a-like: MARRAAAWEQGGDEYDYLFKVVLIGDSGVGKSNLLSRFTKNTFSLDSKSTIGVEFATRTTQVEGKTIKAQIWDTAGQERYRAITSAYYRGAVGALLVYDVTKATTFENVKRWLKELRDHADANIVIMLIGNKTDLKHLRSVATEDAAGFAEREGLFFIETSALEATNVDKAFQTVLAEIYRIVSKKALSSSEDSGAGVVGEGQSIQVSAGDPNGGVSSRCCSF, from the exons AtggcgcggcgggcggcggcgtgggAGCAGGGCGGGGACGAGTACGACTACCTGTTCAAGGTGGTGCTGATCGGCGACTCCGGCGTGGGCAAGTCCAACCTCCTCTCCCGCTTCACCAAGAACACCTTCTCCCTCGACTCCAAGTCCACCATCGGCGTCGAGTTCGCCACCCGCACCACGCAG GTGGAAGGGAAGACCATAAAGGCGCAGATATGGGATACGGCAGGGCAGGAGCGGTACCGGGCGATCACGAGCGCCTACTACCGGGGCGCCGTGGGCGCGCTGCTTGTCTATGACGTCACCAAGGCCACCACCTTCGAGAACGTGAAGCGGTGGCTCAAGGAGCTCCGTGACCATGCCGACGCCAATATTGTCATCATGCTCATCGGCAACAAGACCGACCTCAAGCACCTCCGCTCGGTGGCCACGGAGGACGCGGCGGGCTTCGCGGAGAGGGAAGGCCTGTTCTTCATTGAGACCTCCGCGCTCGAGGCGACTAATGTTGACAAGGCTTTCCAGACCGTGTTGGCCGAGATATACCGGATCGTCAGCAAGAAGGCGCTTTCTTCTTCGGAGGATTCTGGTGCCGGTGTCGTCGGAGAGGGGCAGTCCATCCAGGTGTCGGCTGGAGACCCCAACGGCGGCGTTTCGTCGAGATGCTGCTCGTTCTAG
- the LOC124680586 gene encoding uncharacterized protein LOC124680586, with amino-acid sequence MSSSDNPDTVTDRGLFGGSSKKDEDKKKAEDKEEDGGGGFIEKVKDFIHDIGEKIEEAVGFGKPSADVSGIHVPHIGLHRADLVIDVLIKNPNPVPIPLVDIDYLIDSDGRKLVAGLIPDAGTIHAHGEETVKIPISISFDDIKDTYGDIKPGSIIPYLVRVVLLVDVPVFGRIKIPLQKDGKIPVPYKPDVDVDKIKFHHFSFEETTATIHLSLENKNDFDLGLNLLQYEMWLGDDSVVNAELTESTKIDKQGITKMQIPFKFRPKDLGSAVWDMIRGRGTGYTIKGKIDVDTPFGNMKLPIDKVGGTTKLKKDDDDDDDEE; translated from the exons atgtcttcctcggaCAACCCCGACACGGTCACCGACCGCGGCCTGTTCGGCGGCAGCAGCAAGAAGGacgaggacaagaagaaagcggaggacaaggaggaggacggcggcggcgggttcaTCGAGAAAGTCAAGGACTTCATCCACGACATCGGCGAGAAGATCGAGGAGGCGGTCGGGTTCGGCAAGCCGTCGGCGGACGTCTCCGGGATCCACGTCCCGCACATCGGCCTCCACCGCGCGGACCTCGTCATCGACGTGCTCATCAAGAACCCCAACCCGGTGCCCATCCCGCTGGTCGACATCGACTACCTCATCGACAGCGACGGCCGGAAGCTCGTCGCCGGCCTCATCCCGGACGCCGGCACCATCCACGCGCATGGCGAGGAGACGGTCAAGATCCCGATCTCCATCTCCTTCGACGACATCAAGGACACCTACGGCGACATCAAGCCGGGCAGCATCATCCCCTACCTCGTccgcgtcgtcctcctcgtcgacgtCCCCGTCTTCGGCCGGATCAAGATCCCGCTCCAGAAGGACGGCAAGATCCCCGTCCCCTACAAGCCCGACGTGGACGTCGACAAGATCAAGTTCCACCACTTCTCCTTCGAGGAGACCACCGCCACCATCCACCTCAGCCTCGAGAACAAGAACGACTTCGACCTCGGCCTCAACCTGCTCCAGTACGAGATGTGGCTCGGCGACGACAGCGTCGTCAACGCCGAGCTCACCGAGTCCACCAAGATCGACAAGCAGGGCATCACCAAGATGCAGATCCCCTTCAAGTTCAGGCCAAAGGACCTCGGCTCCGCCGTCTGGGACATGATCAGGGGCAGGGGCACTGGCTACACCATCAAGGGCAAGATCGATGTCGATACTCCCTTTGGGAACATGAAGCTGCCCATCGACAAAGTCGGCGGAACCACTAAGCTCAAgaaggacgatgacgacgacgatgatgag GAGTGA
- the LOC124680587 gene encoding uncharacterized protein YacP isoform X1, with the protein MVGSAAYSATSIVVVMAKDKGRGSKGAKGGASSGQVSDRRPAPRITSNVKHNLRILKFWKDFERKQTTGRQPATRFRKKKVMKEVLPDDTDFYEDPSATLTCTNDGLEIASPVILVDGYNVCGYWGKLKADFLNGNQGIARQMLIDELVSFSAVREVKVVVVFDAAMSGQSTHTETYRGVDVVYSADLSADCWIEKEVEALVADGCPKVWVVTSDVLEQQLSHGEGALIWSSKRLVKEIKESELELDEELKETRSTSLQGKIFQNKLKPKVVQSLKDLRNRLEEQERRKK; encoded by the exons atgGTGGGATCGGCGGCCTACTCGGCGACCTCCATTGTGGTGGTCATGGCCAAGGACAAGGGCAGGGGCTCCAAGGGCGCCAAAGGCGGCGCCTCCTCCGGTCAG GTCTCTGATCGGCGGCCTGCTCCTCGGATCACCTCCAATGTGAAGCACAACCTGAGGATTTTGAAGTTCTGGAAG GACTTTGAAAGGAAGCAAACGACTGGGCGTCAGCCCGCGACTAGGTTCCGCAAAAAGAAAGTCATGAAGGAAGTGCTCCCCGACGACACAGACTTCTACGAGGATCCTTCCGCCACTCTGACATG CACAAATGATGGCTTGGAGATTGCGTCCCCGGTTATCCTTGTGGATGGCTACAACGTATGTGGATACTGGGGAAAGCTTAAAGCTGATTTCTTGAATGGGAATCAAGGAATTGCAAGGCAAATGCTCATTGATGAGCTGGTATCGTTCAGCGCAGTAAGAG AGGTAAAAGTTGTGGTCGTTTTTGATGCTGCAATGTCTGGGCAATCTACACATACTGAAACTTATAGAGG GGTTGATGTGGTATATTCTGCTGACTTATCTGCTGATTGTTGGATTGAGAAGGAG GTTGAAGCTTTGGTGGCAGATGGATGTCCAAAGGTCTGGGTTGTAACGTCGGATGTACTGGAGCAACAGTTATCACACGGTGAA GGTGCTCTTATTTGGAGCTCCAAAAGACTGGTCAAAGAG ATAAAAGAATCAGAACTGGAGCTTGATGAAGAGCTGAAGGAAACCAG GTCAACATCGTTACAAGGAAAGATTTTCCAGAACAAGCTGAAACCAAAAGTAGTTCAAAGTTTGAAAGATCTTCGGAATCGGTTGGAGGAACAAGAGCGGAGGAAGAAATGA
- the LOC124680587 gene encoding uncharacterized protein LOC124680587 isoform X2 — MVGSAAYSATSIVVVMAKDKGRGSKGAKGGASSGQVSDRRPAPRITSNVKHNLRILKFWKDFERKQTTGRQPATRFRKKKVMKEVLPDDTDFYEDPSATLTCTNDGLEIASPVILVDGYNVCGYWGKLKADFLNGNQGIARQMLIDELVSFSAVREVKVVVVFDAAMSGQSTHTETYRGVDVVYSADLSADCWIEKEVEALVADGCPKVWVVTSDVLEQQLSHGEVCFRLITFSYWLLPAIRH; from the exons atgGTGGGATCGGCGGCCTACTCGGCGACCTCCATTGTGGTGGTCATGGCCAAGGACAAGGGCAGGGGCTCCAAGGGCGCCAAAGGCGGCGCCTCCTCCGGTCAG GTCTCTGATCGGCGGCCTGCTCCTCGGATCACCTCCAATGTGAAGCACAACCTGAGGATTTTGAAGTTCTGGAAG GACTTTGAAAGGAAGCAAACGACTGGGCGTCAGCCCGCGACTAGGTTCCGCAAAAAGAAAGTCATGAAGGAAGTGCTCCCCGACGACACAGACTTCTACGAGGATCCTTCCGCCACTCTGACATG CACAAATGATGGCTTGGAGATTGCGTCCCCGGTTATCCTTGTGGATGGCTACAACGTATGTGGATACTGGGGAAAGCTTAAAGCTGATTTCTTGAATGGGAATCAAGGAATTGCAAGGCAAATGCTCATTGATGAGCTGGTATCGTTCAGCGCAGTAAGAG AGGTAAAAGTTGTGGTCGTTTTTGATGCTGCAATGTCTGGGCAATCTACACATACTGAAACTTATAGAGG GGTTGATGTGGTATATTCTGCTGACTTATCTGCTGATTGTTGGATTGAGAAGGAG GTTGAAGCTTTGGTGGCAGATGGATGTCCAAAGGTCTGGGTTGTAACGTCGGATGTACTGGAGCAACAGTTATCACACGGTGAAGTATGTTTTCGCCTCATTACCTTCTCATATTGGCTCCTGCCTGCAATCAGAC ATTGA